The following proteins are co-located in the Lagenorhynchus albirostris chromosome 2, mLagAlb1.1, whole genome shotgun sequence genome:
- the PLEKHN1 gene encoding pleckstrin homology domain-containing family N member 1 isoform X1: protein MGNSHCVPQAPRRLRASFSRKPSLKGNREDGARKLVGLFGTEASPDGDTTADKIFRFIPGTSIPSLESQQENLEQPFLSVFKAGQRRAPVRSLGTVVHYTKVQLRFQHSQDISDCYLELFPSHLYFQAHGSEGLTFQGLLPLMELSVCPLEGSREHAFQITGPLPAPLLVLCPSQAELDRWLYHLEKQIALVGGVPRRHPAPPQVSAGNPTPLSIPTLLLPLNPLSQGPPENELPWTLQRRLTPLRTASGLQVVGTAICASRVKLQHLPSQEQWDRLLVLYPTSLAIFSEEADGLCFKGELPLSAIHINLNETEKQIRSFLIEGRLINTIRVVCASYEDYGHWLLCLQSACRGDRTSPLPGPESFPGLRVPPQAVGSGRGSLSSDGRTSWDSGCPAHASNHTSHSTPESTGGCPARPAPEQASPGCTSVGGHKAKLRRAGSNRSPRSKAQGEGPGPATPLHLDLTKLRLEDGPEAPDHSLETPHSPLYADPYTPPATSRRRVTDIQDLDKFLSAMQSSLGPEPSSPFPFGPVSVPVSDPSSGFSGPHLLSEKGVPQARASQRHRGSIKGRGSRPPGSPQLTAAPQGAPTVPGTKLCHLPTSGGLEEQLRLKAGSCSGSDGHQEAASRDHLPASTLQEGLKQDLGLFSGATGTQYRVRV, encoded by the exons ATGGGGAACAGCCACTGTGTCCCTCAGGCCCCTAGGAGGCTCCGAGCCTCTTTTTCCAGAAAGCCCTCGCTGAAGGGAAATAG AGAGGACGGCGCCCGGAAGCTGGTCGGCCTGTTTGGCACCGAGGCCAGTCCGGATGGGGACACCACTGCCGACAAGATCTTCCGCTTCATCCCTGGAACG AGCATCCCGAGCCTGGAGAGCCAGCAAGAAAACCTGGAGCAGCCTTTCCTGAGTGTGTTCAAGGCAGGGCAGCGGAGGGCGCCCGTGAGGAGCCTGGGCACGGTTGTGCACTACACCAAGGTCCAGCTGCGTTTCCAGCACAGCCAG GACATCAGCGACTGCTACCTGGAGCTCTTCCCCTCCCACCTCTACTTCCAGGCCCATGGTTCCGAAGGACTCACTTTCCAG GGGCTGTTACCACTGATGGAGCTGAGTGTCTGCCCGCTCGAGGGATCCAGAGAGCATGCCTTCCAGATCACAG GCCCACTGCCCGCCCCCCTTCTCGTGCTCTGCCCCAGCCAGGCCGAGCTGGACCGCTGGCTCTACCACCTGGAGAAGCAGATAGCCCTCGTGGGAGGGGTGCCGCGCCGCCACCCAGCACCGCCGCAGGTCAGTGCTGGGAACCCCACGCCCCTTTCCATCCCCACTCTCCTCCTGCCCTTGAACCCCCTCTCCCAGGGCCCCCCTGAGAACGAGCTCCCCTGGACTCTGCAGCGCAGGCTGACCCCGCTGCGGACGGCATCAGGGCTCCAGGTGGTGGGCACCGCCATCTGCGCCTCGAGGGTCAAGCTGCAGCATCTGCCCTCACAG GAGCAGTGGGACCGGCTCCTGGTCCTGTACCCGACCTCCCTGGCCATATTCTCCGAGGAAGCAGATGGGCTTTGCTTTAAG GGGGAGCTCCCGCTCAGCGCCATCCACATCAACCTGAACGAGACGGAGAAACAGATCCGCTCTTTCCTGATCgaag GCCGTCTCATCAACACCATCCGTGTGGTGTGCGCCAGCTACGAGGATTATGGCCACTGGCTGCTCTGCCTGCAGTCGGCCTGCCGCGGGGACAGGACCTCCCCACTGCCCGGCCCCGAGAGCTTCCCGGGGCTGCGGGTGCCCCCGCAG GCTGTGGGCAGTGGCCGAGGCTCACTCTCCTCTGACGGACGGACCAGCTGGGACTCGGGGTGCCCAGCACACGCCTCCAACCATACCAGCCACTCCACGCCTGAGTCCACTGGAGGCTGCCCTGCCCGGCCCGCACCA GAGCAAGCCAGCCCTGGCTGCACCAGCGTCGGTGGGCACAAGGCAAAGCTGAGACGGGCCGGCAGCAACCGATCACCCAGGAGCAAGGCCCAGGGCGAGGGGCCCGGCCCAGCCACCCCGCTGCACCTGGACCTGACCAAG TTGAGGCTGGAGGATGGCCCTGAGGCCCCAGACCATTCTCTGGAGACACCGCACTCCCCGCTCTACGCTGACCCCTACACGCCACCTGCCACTTCCCGCCGCAGGGTCACAGACATCCAGGACCTGGACAAG TTCCTCAGTGCGATGCAGAGCTCACTCGGACCTGAGCCCTCGAGCCCATTCCCCTTTGGCCCCGTGTCCGTGCCTGTCTCTGACCCCAGCTCTGGATTCTCCGGCCCCCACTTGCTCTCCGAGAAGGGAGTCCCGCAGGCCCGAGCCTCTCAGCGGCATCGCGGGTCCATCAAGGGCCGGGGGTCCCGGCCCCCAGGCTCCCCTCAGCTT ACGGCCGCCCCCCAAGGAGCTCCAACAGTGCCCGGGACAAAGCTCTGTCACCTTCCCACCAGCGGTGGCCTCGAGGAGCAGCTGAGGCTGAAGGCGGGCTCGTGCAGTGGATCTGATGGCCACCAGGAGGCTGCTTCTCGGGACCACCTGCCGGCATCGACCCTGCAGGAGGGGCTGAAGCAGGACCTGGGGCTTTTTAGTGGGGCCACAGGCACCCAGTATCGAGTCAGGGTCTGA
- the PLEKHN1 gene encoding pleckstrin homology domain-containing family N member 1 isoform X4 has product MGNSHCVPQAPRRLRASFSRKPSLKGNREDGARKLVGLFGTEASPDGDTTADKIFRFIPGTDISDCYLELFPSHLYFQAHGSEGLTFQGLLPLMELSVCPLEGSREHAFQITGPLPAPLLVLCPSQAELDRWLYHLEKQIALVGGVPRRHPAPPQVSAGNPTPLSIPTLLLPLNPLSQGPPENELPWTLQRRLTPLRTASGLQVVGTAICASRVKLQHLPSQEQWDRLLVLYPTSLAIFSEEADGLCFKGELPLSAIHINLNETEKQIRSFLIEGRLINTIRVVCASYEDYGHWLLCLQSACRGDRTSPLPGPESFPGLRVPPQAVGSGRGSLSSDGRTSWDSGCPAHASNHTSHSTPESTGGCPARPAPEQASPGCTSVGGHKAKLRRAGSNRSPRSKAQGEGPGPATPLHLDLTKLRLEDGPEAPDHSLETPHSPLYADPYTPPATSRRRVTDIQDLDKFLSAMQSSLGPEPSSPFPFGPVSVPVSDPSSGFSGPHLLSEKGVPQARASQRHRGSIKGRGSRPPGSPQLTAAPQGAPTVPGTKLCHLPTSGGLEEQLRLKAGSCSGSDGHQEAASRDHLPASTLQEGLKQDLGLFSGATGTQYRVRV; this is encoded by the exons ATGGGGAACAGCCACTGTGTCCCTCAGGCCCCTAGGAGGCTCCGAGCCTCTTTTTCCAGAAAGCCCTCGCTGAAGGGAAATAG AGAGGACGGCGCCCGGAAGCTGGTCGGCCTGTTTGGCACCGAGGCCAGTCCGGATGGGGACACCACTGCCGACAAGATCTTCCGCTTCATCCCTGGAACG GACATCAGCGACTGCTACCTGGAGCTCTTCCCCTCCCACCTCTACTTCCAGGCCCATGGTTCCGAAGGACTCACTTTCCAG GGGCTGTTACCACTGATGGAGCTGAGTGTCTGCCCGCTCGAGGGATCCAGAGAGCATGCCTTCCAGATCACAG GCCCACTGCCCGCCCCCCTTCTCGTGCTCTGCCCCAGCCAGGCCGAGCTGGACCGCTGGCTCTACCACCTGGAGAAGCAGATAGCCCTCGTGGGAGGGGTGCCGCGCCGCCACCCAGCACCGCCGCAGGTCAGTGCTGGGAACCCCACGCCCCTTTCCATCCCCACTCTCCTCCTGCCCTTGAACCCCCTCTCCCAGGGCCCCCCTGAGAACGAGCTCCCCTGGACTCTGCAGCGCAGGCTGACCCCGCTGCGGACGGCATCAGGGCTCCAGGTGGTGGGCACCGCCATCTGCGCCTCGAGGGTCAAGCTGCAGCATCTGCCCTCACAG GAGCAGTGGGACCGGCTCCTGGTCCTGTACCCGACCTCCCTGGCCATATTCTCCGAGGAAGCAGATGGGCTTTGCTTTAAG GGGGAGCTCCCGCTCAGCGCCATCCACATCAACCTGAACGAGACGGAGAAACAGATCCGCTCTTTCCTGATCgaag GCCGTCTCATCAACACCATCCGTGTGGTGTGCGCCAGCTACGAGGATTATGGCCACTGGCTGCTCTGCCTGCAGTCGGCCTGCCGCGGGGACAGGACCTCCCCACTGCCCGGCCCCGAGAGCTTCCCGGGGCTGCGGGTGCCCCCGCAG GCTGTGGGCAGTGGCCGAGGCTCACTCTCCTCTGACGGACGGACCAGCTGGGACTCGGGGTGCCCAGCACACGCCTCCAACCATACCAGCCACTCCACGCCTGAGTCCACTGGAGGCTGCCCTGCCCGGCCCGCACCA GAGCAAGCCAGCCCTGGCTGCACCAGCGTCGGTGGGCACAAGGCAAAGCTGAGACGGGCCGGCAGCAACCGATCACCCAGGAGCAAGGCCCAGGGCGAGGGGCCCGGCCCAGCCACCCCGCTGCACCTGGACCTGACCAAG TTGAGGCTGGAGGATGGCCCTGAGGCCCCAGACCATTCTCTGGAGACACCGCACTCCCCGCTCTACGCTGACCCCTACACGCCACCTGCCACTTCCCGCCGCAGGGTCACAGACATCCAGGACCTGGACAAG TTCCTCAGTGCGATGCAGAGCTCACTCGGACCTGAGCCCTCGAGCCCATTCCCCTTTGGCCCCGTGTCCGTGCCTGTCTCTGACCCCAGCTCTGGATTCTCCGGCCCCCACTTGCTCTCCGAGAAGGGAGTCCCGCAGGCCCGAGCCTCTCAGCGGCATCGCGGGTCCATCAAGGGCCGGGGGTCCCGGCCCCCAGGCTCCCCTCAGCTT ACGGCCGCCCCCCAAGGAGCTCCAACAGTGCCCGGGACAAAGCTCTGTCACCTTCCCACCAGCGGTGGCCTCGAGGAGCAGCTGAGGCTGAAGGCGGGCTCGTGCAGTGGATCTGATGGCCACCAGGAGGCTGCTTCTCGGGACCACCTGCCGGCATCGACCCTGCAGGAGGGGCTGAAGCAGGACCTGGGGCTTTTTAGTGGGGCCACAGGCACCCAGTATCGAGTCAGGGTCTGA
- the PLEKHN1 gene encoding pleckstrin homology domain-containing family N member 1 isoform X3: MGNSHCVPQAPRRLRASFSRKPSLKGNREDGARKLVGLFGTEASPDGDTTADKIFRFIPGTSIPSLESQQENLEQPFLSVFKAGQRRAPVRSLGTVVHYTKVQLRFQHSQDISDCYLELFPSHLYFQAHGSEGLTFQGLLPLMELSVCPLEGSREHAFQITGPLPAPLLVLCPSQAELDRWLYHLEKQIALVGGVPRRHPAPPQRRLTPLRTASGLQVVGTAICASRVKLQHLPSQEQWDRLLVLYPTSLAIFSEEADGLCFKGELPLSAIHINLNETEKQIRSFLIEGRLINTIRVVCASYEDYGHWLLCLQSACRGDRTSPLPGPESFPGLRVPPQAVGSGRGSLSSDGRTSWDSGCPAHASNHTSHSTPESTGGCPARPAPEQASPGCTSVGGHKAKLRRAGSNRSPRSKAQGEGPGPATPLHLDLTKLRLEDGPEAPDHSLETPHSPLYADPYTPPATSRRRVTDIQDLDKFLSAMQSSLGPEPSSPFPFGPVSVPVSDPSSGFSGPHLLSEKGVPQARASQRHRGSIKGRGSRPPGSPQLTAAPQGAPTVPGTKLCHLPTSGGLEEQLRLKAGSCSGSDGHQEAASRDHLPASTLQEGLKQDLGLFSGATGTQYRVRV, from the exons ATGGGGAACAGCCACTGTGTCCCTCAGGCCCCTAGGAGGCTCCGAGCCTCTTTTTCCAGAAAGCCCTCGCTGAAGGGAAATAG AGAGGACGGCGCCCGGAAGCTGGTCGGCCTGTTTGGCACCGAGGCCAGTCCGGATGGGGACACCACTGCCGACAAGATCTTCCGCTTCATCCCTGGAACG AGCATCCCGAGCCTGGAGAGCCAGCAAGAAAACCTGGAGCAGCCTTTCCTGAGTGTGTTCAAGGCAGGGCAGCGGAGGGCGCCCGTGAGGAGCCTGGGCACGGTTGTGCACTACACCAAGGTCCAGCTGCGTTTCCAGCACAGCCAG GACATCAGCGACTGCTACCTGGAGCTCTTCCCCTCCCACCTCTACTTCCAGGCCCATGGTTCCGAAGGACTCACTTTCCAG GGGCTGTTACCACTGATGGAGCTGAGTGTCTGCCCGCTCGAGGGATCCAGAGAGCATGCCTTCCAGATCACAG GCCCACTGCCCGCCCCCCTTCTCGTGCTCTGCCCCAGCCAGGCCGAGCTGGACCGCTGGCTCTACCACCTGGAGAAGCAGATAGCCCTCGTGGGAGGGGTGCCGCGCCGCCACCCAGCACCGCCGCAG CGCAGGCTGACCCCGCTGCGGACGGCATCAGGGCTCCAGGTGGTGGGCACCGCCATCTGCGCCTCGAGGGTCAAGCTGCAGCATCTGCCCTCACAG GAGCAGTGGGACCGGCTCCTGGTCCTGTACCCGACCTCCCTGGCCATATTCTCCGAGGAAGCAGATGGGCTTTGCTTTAAG GGGGAGCTCCCGCTCAGCGCCATCCACATCAACCTGAACGAGACGGAGAAACAGATCCGCTCTTTCCTGATCgaag GCCGTCTCATCAACACCATCCGTGTGGTGTGCGCCAGCTACGAGGATTATGGCCACTGGCTGCTCTGCCTGCAGTCGGCCTGCCGCGGGGACAGGACCTCCCCACTGCCCGGCCCCGAGAGCTTCCCGGGGCTGCGGGTGCCCCCGCAG GCTGTGGGCAGTGGCCGAGGCTCACTCTCCTCTGACGGACGGACCAGCTGGGACTCGGGGTGCCCAGCACACGCCTCCAACCATACCAGCCACTCCACGCCTGAGTCCACTGGAGGCTGCCCTGCCCGGCCCGCACCA GAGCAAGCCAGCCCTGGCTGCACCAGCGTCGGTGGGCACAAGGCAAAGCTGAGACGGGCCGGCAGCAACCGATCACCCAGGAGCAAGGCCCAGGGCGAGGGGCCCGGCCCAGCCACCCCGCTGCACCTGGACCTGACCAAG TTGAGGCTGGAGGATGGCCCTGAGGCCCCAGACCATTCTCTGGAGACACCGCACTCCCCGCTCTACGCTGACCCCTACACGCCACCTGCCACTTCCCGCCGCAGGGTCACAGACATCCAGGACCTGGACAAG TTCCTCAGTGCGATGCAGAGCTCACTCGGACCTGAGCCCTCGAGCCCATTCCCCTTTGGCCCCGTGTCCGTGCCTGTCTCTGACCCCAGCTCTGGATTCTCCGGCCCCCACTTGCTCTCCGAGAAGGGAGTCCCGCAGGCCCGAGCCTCTCAGCGGCATCGCGGGTCCATCAAGGGCCGGGGGTCCCGGCCCCCAGGCTCCCCTCAGCTT ACGGCCGCCCCCCAAGGAGCTCCAACAGTGCCCGGGACAAAGCTCTGTCACCTTCCCACCAGCGGTGGCCTCGAGGAGCAGCTGAGGCTGAAGGCGGGCTCGTGCAGTGGATCTGATGGCCACCAGGAGGCTGCTTCTCGGGACCACCTGCCGGCATCGACCCTGCAGGAGGGGCTGAAGCAGGACCTGGGGCTTTTTAGTGGGGCCACAGGCACCCAGTATCGAGTCAGGGTCTGA
- the PLEKHN1 gene encoding pleckstrin homology domain-containing family N member 1 isoform X5, which produces MGNSHCVPQAPRRLRASFSRKPSLKGNREDGARKLVGLFGTEASPDGDTTADKIFRFIPGTSIPSLESQQENLEQPFLSVFKAGQRRAPVRSLGTVVHYTKVQLRFQHSQDISDCYLELFPSHLYFQAHGSEGLTFQGLLPLMELSVCPLEGSREHAFQITGPLPAPLLVLCPSQAELDRWLYHLEKQIALVGGVPRRHPAPPQRRLTPLRTASGLQVVGTAICASRVKLQHLPSQEQWDRLLVLYPTSLAIFSEEADGLCFKGELPLSAIHINLNETEKQIRSFLIEGRLINTIRVVCASYEDYGHWLLCLQSACRGDRTSPLPGPESFPGLRVPPQAVGSGRGSLSSDGRTSWDSGCPAHASNHTSHSTPESTGGCPARPAPEQASPGCTSVGGHKAKLRRAGSNRSPRSKAQGEGPGPATPLHLDLTKLRLEDGPEAPDHSLETPHSPLYADPYTPPATSRRRVTDIQDLDKFLSAMQSSLGPEPSSPFPFGPVSVPVSDPSSGFSGPHLLSEKGVPQARASQRHRGSIKGRGSRPPGSPQLVSPAREVAPEPPPPPPDGRPPRSSNSARDKALSPSHQRWPRGAAEAEGGLVQWI; this is translated from the exons ATGGGGAACAGCCACTGTGTCCCTCAGGCCCCTAGGAGGCTCCGAGCCTCTTTTTCCAGAAAGCCCTCGCTGAAGGGAAATAG AGAGGACGGCGCCCGGAAGCTGGTCGGCCTGTTTGGCACCGAGGCCAGTCCGGATGGGGACACCACTGCCGACAAGATCTTCCGCTTCATCCCTGGAACG AGCATCCCGAGCCTGGAGAGCCAGCAAGAAAACCTGGAGCAGCCTTTCCTGAGTGTGTTCAAGGCAGGGCAGCGGAGGGCGCCCGTGAGGAGCCTGGGCACGGTTGTGCACTACACCAAGGTCCAGCTGCGTTTCCAGCACAGCCAG GACATCAGCGACTGCTACCTGGAGCTCTTCCCCTCCCACCTCTACTTCCAGGCCCATGGTTCCGAAGGACTCACTTTCCAG GGGCTGTTACCACTGATGGAGCTGAGTGTCTGCCCGCTCGAGGGATCCAGAGAGCATGCCTTCCAGATCACAG GCCCACTGCCCGCCCCCCTTCTCGTGCTCTGCCCCAGCCAGGCCGAGCTGGACCGCTGGCTCTACCACCTGGAGAAGCAGATAGCCCTCGTGGGAGGGGTGCCGCGCCGCCACCCAGCACCGCCGCAG CGCAGGCTGACCCCGCTGCGGACGGCATCAGGGCTCCAGGTGGTGGGCACCGCCATCTGCGCCTCGAGGGTCAAGCTGCAGCATCTGCCCTCACAG GAGCAGTGGGACCGGCTCCTGGTCCTGTACCCGACCTCCCTGGCCATATTCTCCGAGGAAGCAGATGGGCTTTGCTTTAAG GGGGAGCTCCCGCTCAGCGCCATCCACATCAACCTGAACGAGACGGAGAAACAGATCCGCTCTTTCCTGATCgaag GCCGTCTCATCAACACCATCCGTGTGGTGTGCGCCAGCTACGAGGATTATGGCCACTGGCTGCTCTGCCTGCAGTCGGCCTGCCGCGGGGACAGGACCTCCCCACTGCCCGGCCCCGAGAGCTTCCCGGGGCTGCGGGTGCCCCCGCAG GCTGTGGGCAGTGGCCGAGGCTCACTCTCCTCTGACGGACGGACCAGCTGGGACTCGGGGTGCCCAGCACACGCCTCCAACCATACCAGCCACTCCACGCCTGAGTCCACTGGAGGCTGCCCTGCCCGGCCCGCACCA GAGCAAGCCAGCCCTGGCTGCACCAGCGTCGGTGGGCACAAGGCAAAGCTGAGACGGGCCGGCAGCAACCGATCACCCAGGAGCAAGGCCCAGGGCGAGGGGCCCGGCCCAGCCACCCCGCTGCACCTGGACCTGACCAAG TTGAGGCTGGAGGATGGCCCTGAGGCCCCAGACCATTCTCTGGAGACACCGCACTCCCCGCTCTACGCTGACCCCTACACGCCACCTGCCACTTCCCGCCGCAGGGTCACAGACATCCAGGACCTGGACAAG TTCCTCAGTGCGATGCAGAGCTCACTCGGACCTGAGCCCTCGAGCCCATTCCCCTTTGGCCCCGTGTCCGTGCCTGTCTCTGACCCCAGCTCTGGATTCTCCGGCCCCCACTTGCTCTCCGAGAAGGGAGTCCCGCAGGCCCGAGCCTCTCAGCGGCATCGCGGGTCCATCAAGGGCCGGGGGTCCCGGCCCCCAGGCTCCCCTCAGCTT GTCTCTCCTGCGAGGGAAGTTGCGCCCGAGCCCCCGCCACCTCCCCCAG ACGGCCGCCCCCCAAGGAGCTCCAACAGTGCCCGGGACAAAGCTCTGTCACCTTCCCACCAGCGGTGGCCTCGAGGAGCAGCTGAGGCTGAAGGCGGGCTCGTGCAGTGGATCTGA
- the PLEKHN1 gene encoding pleckstrin homology domain-containing family N member 1 isoform X2, producing the protein MGNSHCVPQAPRRLRASFSRKPSLKGNREDGARKLVGLFGTEASPDGDTTADKIFRFIPGTSIPSLESQQENLEQPFLSVFKAGQRRAPVRSLGTVVHYTKVQLRFQHSQDISDCYLELFPSHLYFQAHGSEGLTFQGLLPLMELSVCPLEGSREHAFQITGPLPAPLLVLCPSQAELDRWLYHLEKQIALVGGVPRRHPAPPQVSAGNPTPLSIPTLLLPLNPLSQGPPENELPWTLQRRLTPLRTASGLQVVGTAICASRVKLQHLPSQEQWDRLLVLYPTSLAIFSEEADGLCFKGELPLSAIHINLNETEKQIRSFLIEGRLINTIRVVCASYEDYGHWLLCLQSACRGDRTSPLPGPESFPGLRVPPQAVGSGRGSLSSDGRTSWDSGCPAHASNHTSHSTPESTGGCPARPAPEQASPGCTSVGGHKAKLRRAGSNRSPRSKAQGEGPGPATPLHLDLTKLRLEDGPEAPDHSLETPHSPLYADPYTPPATSRRRVTDIQDLDKFLSAMQSSLGPEPSSPFPFGPVSVPVSDPSSGFSGPHLLSEKGVPQARASQRHRGSIKGRGSRPPGSPQLVSPAREVAPEPPPPPPDGRPPRSSNSARDKALSPSHQRWPRGAAEAEGGLVQWI; encoded by the exons ATGGGGAACAGCCACTGTGTCCCTCAGGCCCCTAGGAGGCTCCGAGCCTCTTTTTCCAGAAAGCCCTCGCTGAAGGGAAATAG AGAGGACGGCGCCCGGAAGCTGGTCGGCCTGTTTGGCACCGAGGCCAGTCCGGATGGGGACACCACTGCCGACAAGATCTTCCGCTTCATCCCTGGAACG AGCATCCCGAGCCTGGAGAGCCAGCAAGAAAACCTGGAGCAGCCTTTCCTGAGTGTGTTCAAGGCAGGGCAGCGGAGGGCGCCCGTGAGGAGCCTGGGCACGGTTGTGCACTACACCAAGGTCCAGCTGCGTTTCCAGCACAGCCAG GACATCAGCGACTGCTACCTGGAGCTCTTCCCCTCCCACCTCTACTTCCAGGCCCATGGTTCCGAAGGACTCACTTTCCAG GGGCTGTTACCACTGATGGAGCTGAGTGTCTGCCCGCTCGAGGGATCCAGAGAGCATGCCTTCCAGATCACAG GCCCACTGCCCGCCCCCCTTCTCGTGCTCTGCCCCAGCCAGGCCGAGCTGGACCGCTGGCTCTACCACCTGGAGAAGCAGATAGCCCTCGTGGGAGGGGTGCCGCGCCGCCACCCAGCACCGCCGCAGGTCAGTGCTGGGAACCCCACGCCCCTTTCCATCCCCACTCTCCTCCTGCCCTTGAACCCCCTCTCCCAGGGCCCCCCTGAGAACGAGCTCCCCTGGACTCTGCAGCGCAGGCTGACCCCGCTGCGGACGGCATCAGGGCTCCAGGTGGTGGGCACCGCCATCTGCGCCTCGAGGGTCAAGCTGCAGCATCTGCCCTCACAG GAGCAGTGGGACCGGCTCCTGGTCCTGTACCCGACCTCCCTGGCCATATTCTCCGAGGAAGCAGATGGGCTTTGCTTTAAG GGGGAGCTCCCGCTCAGCGCCATCCACATCAACCTGAACGAGACGGAGAAACAGATCCGCTCTTTCCTGATCgaag GCCGTCTCATCAACACCATCCGTGTGGTGTGCGCCAGCTACGAGGATTATGGCCACTGGCTGCTCTGCCTGCAGTCGGCCTGCCGCGGGGACAGGACCTCCCCACTGCCCGGCCCCGAGAGCTTCCCGGGGCTGCGGGTGCCCCCGCAG GCTGTGGGCAGTGGCCGAGGCTCACTCTCCTCTGACGGACGGACCAGCTGGGACTCGGGGTGCCCAGCACACGCCTCCAACCATACCAGCCACTCCACGCCTGAGTCCACTGGAGGCTGCCCTGCCCGGCCCGCACCA GAGCAAGCCAGCCCTGGCTGCACCAGCGTCGGTGGGCACAAGGCAAAGCTGAGACGGGCCGGCAGCAACCGATCACCCAGGAGCAAGGCCCAGGGCGAGGGGCCCGGCCCAGCCACCCCGCTGCACCTGGACCTGACCAAG TTGAGGCTGGAGGATGGCCCTGAGGCCCCAGACCATTCTCTGGAGACACCGCACTCCCCGCTCTACGCTGACCCCTACACGCCACCTGCCACTTCCCGCCGCAGGGTCACAGACATCCAGGACCTGGACAAG TTCCTCAGTGCGATGCAGAGCTCACTCGGACCTGAGCCCTCGAGCCCATTCCCCTTTGGCCCCGTGTCCGTGCCTGTCTCTGACCCCAGCTCTGGATTCTCCGGCCCCCACTTGCTCTCCGAGAAGGGAGTCCCGCAGGCCCGAGCCTCTCAGCGGCATCGCGGGTCCATCAAGGGCCGGGGGTCCCGGCCCCCAGGCTCCCCTCAGCTT GTCTCTCCTGCGAGGGAAGTTGCGCCCGAGCCCCCGCCACCTCCCCCAG ACGGCCGCCCCCCAAGGAGCTCCAACAGTGCCCGGGACAAAGCTCTGTCACCTTCCCACCAGCGGTGGCCTCGAGGAGCAGCTGAGGCTGAAGGCGGGCTCGTGCAGTGGATCTGA